GTGGAATACAAATTGTGAAACAAGAAGGCGTTCAATCCTTATCCATGACAAACCAATCCGGGTAATCCTTGTGCTTCCAAGGCACAATACCAAGAGGATTGGCTTCCTTGCTTTTATCAGCGCGGTCAAAGACAGCCTTGCTGGTGTCATCCTTCATCAATTCGGTGAAGTCCTTGATGGATGCCTGCGCATCGTTGACAGACTTCATGAAGGCTGCGTACATAATGTCTGCTAGAGCGGGGTTTAGCATTTGTAGATGCATACATGCACGGCAAAAGGGGAAGGGGGTGATGCCTTACGCGATGGGTGCTTCTGCACCAGAGGCTCCAGCATCTTGGGAATGGTGTTTCTCAGCTGGCGCTCCTATATTGAGATGCCTGGTCAGCCTCGCCCAACGTCAGTGTCTGGTTGCAATCGGGTAGCTTGCCTTGATATGTAAAAGCTTGAGCCGCTTCATCGCCAGATTGATGGCCTTTTCCTCGGCGGCAATCTGGCTGGCAACATCCCCATCGGGAACTGCAGCCGGGTGGTTCTCCATTTTGGCTCAGTTAAGCAGGCGAAGTGAGCGAAAGGCGAGAGCACAAAGAGCAATGCCCCAAGTCTGTCCGCTTCCCTACACGCTCTCGGAAGACCTGGAATTGGCGAGGTGTATCCAAGCGTATCAAAGAAAGGTCCCCCCCACGCAGATACGGGCGCTGATCTGAGCGAGCGAGAAGCGATTCTAGAAGGCTTGGTTGGGGATTGGGGATGAGCAGCGGCGCGTGGGTTCAGTGTGGGTTGACGCAAGGACAGGGACCAAGGTACGTACCCCCGTTGCTACGCAGGGCAGGCTGACTTTGCGCCAAAATGTTTGGCGTCCAATCCAGAGGCTGGCGGTACTTTGGCGGTTGGTTGGACTTTGTACCGGCCACTACCATGAAACGCGGCATCCCAAGCCCGGAAAGTTGCTTGTTACTAATAAACCGGTACTCGATACGGAGCACAGTAAGAATGTAGCTCTGTGCCTGCGTAGCACAGCACGATCAGGAATGCTGCAAGTATAGTAAGCACCTAGCACTGTAATAGTATTGTAATGGTGCTGTATTACTCTTACTAGGCAGATGTTCCTAGATCGCATTGATTAGATACCTCGTCATCAACCCAATCACCTGCTATTGGCTGTGCCATATCCTGAGCTGCGGCCTCCTTGCATCGAGTTCCGAAGGGCTGCATTTCTGGTCTTTACCAACGATGCCGGTCACGTGCAATGGAGCTTCTTCCGGAAGCTTGAAACAGCCCCTGCTTATCCCTGTCCTGGCTTGTTCCATGTTTTGCActcagaaaaaaaatggatgATATGGCCAATACGATATGCTCGATAATCCATGCCTCAGCATTGCTCAGTGTAgctatgtatgtacatatctATACGCTACATTTACTAGTGGTAAGATGCCTGTTACGGTAGGAGGAATTCTGAGTGGCGGATCCAGGGCCGCCATACATgatacacacatacacatgaTGCTGCAGCAAGGAGATTTCAAGAGGCCGTCCTGCAGTTACcaagcagagcagatg
The Trichoderma asperellum chromosome 7, complete sequence DNA segment above includes these coding regions:
- a CDS encoding uncharacterized protein (EggNog:ENOG41), which encodes MENHPAAVPDGDVASQIAAEEKAINLAMKRLKLLHIKERQLRNTIPKMLEPLVQKHPSPDIMYAAFMKSVNDAQASIKDFTELMKDDTSKAVFDRADKSKEANPLGIVPWKHKDYPDWFVMDKD